TTATTCGTCGCTAGTATCAAAACACTGGAGCACAGTAGGGCAAATATAAAATGGATGTGACTGAACATGCCAAATACCAGCCCGATGACGACAAATGGAGTCATAAATGTAGCAACTTTCGCATGCTGATCGTGTTTGAAATACTTGCGGAGAGCTGTCCCATCCGGGGAAAACCCCGCGTACTGTAGCGACTCCTTGAAGGCGTATGTGGTCTTCATCTCTTTAGCAACAATGAAGCAGTCCTTGCCATCGTTTGtcttggagaagaaatCTGCACTACCGTCCTTAATTAGGTATTTCATTACCTGAGGTTGGCCCTTGACAACCCCCCAGTGTAATGGAGTGAACCCATTATCGTCCGTAATCTTGGTACTAGCACCGAATTTTAGCAGCATGGTCACTGTTAGGGCATCCCCTTGGTATGCGGCCCACAAGAGCGACGTTCTACCATGGGGGTCCGCACAGTCGATATCTAATCGGCCCGGTTGCacaacaaagaaaaggaCGTAACAGACGAGCATGATGTTGGAACTGTTGACGGCAAGGTGTAGCAGGTTGAAACCTTGTTCATCACAGAGCGCAGGGTCTGCATCGCCGTGGTTCAACAAGTAGTCAACTACGTAAACGTACCCGTACCTGGCCGCCCAATGTAACGGTGTTGCCCCCAAATGACTTGCCCTTGCGTTGCTGTCCGCGCCCTGGCTGATGAGGTATTCCACCAACTTCAACCTGTTATTGATCGCGGCCCAGTGAAGCCCCGTAACTTTCTCCTCCGACATGAAATCGCTTCCAATATCGACAACATGGGATTCTATCATCTGCTTCACAGTAGCGAGGTCACCAGCCTGGCATGCAGTGTGGTACTTCGACAGCACGGGATCCACGATCTCAGGTTCCTCTGGAGCATCGGTCTTCCCATCTTCGTGGTCAGAGATTAAGAGTTGTAATGACGACGCAGCACTTTGCTCCCTAGATACAGACCCCTGGTCTGAAACGTCATTCAACAATTCCTCCCGCTCCTCGACAACTTGGCCCTCGACCATTGCTCGTGCTTGGCCTTCTCTTCGTTCGAAAGATATCTTCTGTGTAAAGTTGAAGTGAGGCTTAATATTAAGATATTGGGCGGCGTTTCACCACCCAGACACTACTGCAATAGAAGATGAGATGCACTGACCTCAAGAAGTGCGATGCTGGTAGCTCAACCGTCCCGTCGGCCAGTGTTAGAGATGAGATTCATTACTGTTTGATTGTACATGTTGGTTGGGAAGTATTGATACTGGATTCTGGCATTCCTGGTTGTTTCTACATCCCAATGCGAGAAGATCTCTCTCAGAAATTCGTGCGTTTGGGGGGGTAGGCAGTCTGACAGTAGCAGAAAGATGAACCGTTGTTTCAGTGGTTGTAGAGTGCGAGAGGGGCACAGAGCAAGGAATGGGTTGTTTTTGGGATAACATTCGCTcatattttatttttatgATATGGCGGTTCGATATGGCTCACTATAAGATACAAAGATTATATTCCCAGGATATGCGTGGACAGTTCGTAAGCTGCTGTATAACACTTAATATGTcaagtttcaaaaacaaGATTGTATCGAAAGCCGGTCAACAGGCCGACACTCGCTCCTCATACATTGCTCAAAAAATCACCGTGATTCTTCAGGGCAGGCAGGCAAAAAGGGGATTATCTGGCGTTACCATGGGCCACTCTCGCATTGCTGCGGGCCAGACTGAAGAGCAAAGTCCAATTCTATGGACGATACTTGCCAGCCATTTCGGCTTCACTCGCAGCCACAGTGATCTTCCAGGGAATTACTGACACATCCGGTTTAGGACTGTCCGGATTAGGTAAGTCGCCCATTCTGGCTTGCACATTCTCTCTGGAGACTACGTCGAAAGTCCGTACACTGGTTTGCTAAAAGGAAAATTGGGCCCTGCAACTTGGAGATCTTTCTTAGATTGGGTTCTACTCTACGCTTGTCTTTcgtctccttcttctgggAAAGGCAAAGATGTGTTCAGAAGGGACATGCATGGAAAATCAAGAGATCGTAAGATAATTGTCAGAGACTACTCGCTGCTCGATTTTTAGAGATAGTGGCAGGTGTCGAATATAAGACCGCATTTACTACAATTCAGAGTTCCAGGTATGTTGAGGTAAAACTACAGTTAACGTATCTCTGAAAGGAAGCATTATCTTCACTCGTCCTCCCCCCTTTGTGCCCGCAAGCTGGTACCTTACGAACAACGCTTAGTGTCAGGTCCCCAAGTGCTCTTGTTCCTTTTGCAGATTTGTTATGTATGGTTTACTTTATATATTACAAGGACGGATTCATGACCATCTCGTCGATGCTACTGTGACAAGAGCACTTGGAAGTCCCATACATTAATGCAGCCATCATCTCCTGCGGTTACCAGGATATTGCGACCGTTCACTTTGATCCACTTAATCTCGTTCACTTCGTACACTGTGTGAGCTaactttcttgtttctACCACTTCCCAAACAGCTGGCGCGGACTCTTTATAAACCACTATGGAACCATCGGATCCTGTGCTAGCAATAAGCCCGTCGTCACTCCATGATACGCTGTATATTTGTCGTTCGTGTGCTTTAGGTAAGACACTCTCGCAAATCCACTGTTGCTGTCCGTCTGGTTCCTCCTCTACACACTTCCAGACACGTACAGTCGAATCATCGCTGGCACTACAAAGTCTGGTTTCTTCTGAATTGTCCTTTGCAAAATCTGAACACCATACAGTACCCTCATGGCCGTTTAGCACAGCGACACACTCCCAATCATCATCGAATTCTGACCAAATTCTGACAGAGTCATCGTAAGAACTAGAGGCCAATAGGTACTTTGAGGGGTGCCATGTAACGTCCTTTACATCTTGCGAGTGTTCTTGCAGTACACTAACACATTCAAAGTCTTCCCCCATTTCATCTGTTTCCCATATCCAAACTGACTTATCACGGGAACAGGTGGCCAGAAACATCCCATCGTGGGACCAGGCAATCCCCTTTATTTCATTTTCGTGGCCCTCAATGATGGCCATTAAGTCCATCTCATTCGCTTCTAAGCCTGCTCcagcatcatcatcatcatcatcatcctcaaTTGCGTTGTCATTGTTGGCGAAACTCCAAATGGAGACGGTGGTGTCGAACGACCCTGCTGCGAGACAAGGCGGGTTAGAATGCGGTCTCCAAGCGACTGTTCTCACTGCCTTTTTGTGCACCGTATCGTCGAGCACATTGACTAGCTTGaattgtttcttctccagcGACTCAATCTCAACCAGCTTAATCTTGTGGTCCTCCGATGCGATGGCCAATTTGTTGCCCTGCGGCGTAAAGTCCAGTGCCCAAGTCTTCCCGTTCTGCAATTTCAGCGATCTGATTAAAGAGATTGCCATCGTAATTAGATTTCCTTGCCTGGTGATCGAAGAGTGTGTGCTGGTTGCTGCAGGGAGGACAGAATCGATCCACGTAGTGGTTTGTCATCTCTATACATACATATTATATAATACTTAAATAATTTTCCAGAGTGAATTGGGGGTGTCACGTTAGAGGAGACCCATTGAAAACTGGTAACGTCGTTGTATCGCGGTCGAGAGCGAATCCCTCGAGGTCATGTTGAGATTCTGCCTTTCCAAACGGTTCTACGCAAAATCCGCGGCGAAATCTGTCCAGACGATCGTGAACCCTGGGGACGTGCCACATGACGGGACCGTGTTCAGTATGATTCAGCCGACTGGGATGTTCCATCTGGGGAACTACCTCGGTGCCACGCGGGTGTGGAAGCAATTGAACGACAGCAAGGGTCCCGCGCAAACGCTTGTTTTTGGCGTCGCCGATCTGCACGCCATAACGGTACCGAAACCGGATAGCGCGCAGTTCAGGGAGAGCAGGCTCGGCGCTGTAGCCAGTGTGCTCGCATGCGGAGTCACGCCGGACCGGTCAATCCTCATGATGCAGTCAATGATCCCAGAACACTCGCAGCTGAACTGGCTGCTCGGGACCATGACGTCGATGGGGTACCTGAACCGGATGACGCAATGGAAGAGCAAGAGCCAGTCCTCGGGGAACACAGACTCCGTAAAATTGGGACTCTTCGCGTACCCTGTCCTGCAGGCGGCAGACATCTTGCTGTACCGTGCGACGCACGTCCCCGTGGGTGAAGACCAAGCACAGCACTTGGAACTCACGCGATACGTGGCGCACCAGTTCAATTCCTTGTACAAACGGGACTACTTCCCTGCACCGCAGACTTTGCTGACGAGGTCCAAGAAAGTGCTGTCCCTGACGGACCCGTGCAAGAAAATGTCCAAGAGTGACGGGGACACCATGTCGCAGATCTACATGAACGATCCACCGGAGATCATTCGCCAGAAGATCCGCAAGGCAGTCACGGACTCGATCACTACGGAGTTTTACTACGATTCGGTGGGGAGACCAGGGCTGTCGAATCTCATCGACATCGCCAGCGGCGTCGGGGACACTTCAGTGGCGCAGGTCGAGCGCGACATCGCACACCTCCGGGACTACCGGTCGCTGAAGGACTACGTCAGCGACTTGCTCATCGCGGAACTCACGGGGCCCAGACAGGAGTACAAGCGGCTGATCGCAGACCGAGGATACTTGCTCTCCGTTGCAGCAGAGGGCAGCAGACGTGCCCGCGAGATCGCACACCGCACGCTCGCAGAAGTCATGGACCTGATGGGTTTCTGACACCCTACATCATAAGAACCACAAAACttccaagaagagaagcGAATACGGCCCAAAACTTGTAAATAGCTACACTGGCGACCCGTACACGGCCACTTGATCGCTGCGACGAGAGACCGGTGCCGGCAGCCGTCAACGTCGCCGACACCCAAAATAAGGTGCCGTTTTGGCAAAGTAGGTGCATTTTTAACGGGTCTACGCATCAGTTTAAAAGTATTATATAACGGCTTCTTAAAGGGTAGTCATCGGAGGTTTGGGGTTCCCCTCCCATCTGAGGCGTTCTGGGCAGCTGGTAAGTGGTCGAGTCCGGGCGTGGGTATGCGGCAGAGTTACTGGAATGTGTCCGGGATGACGTGCTCTGCGTGCACCGGTTCGCTGGAGACGCAGCTGGACAAAGTCGACGGGGTCGCCAGCTGCGCGGTCTCGTTGGTCACGGAGGGAGCGCAGGTGGACTACGATGAGGCGGTGCGTCGGGGGTGGTGAGCGTGCGCTGGGCAGGATTCGGGAGGTGATCGAGGACTGTGGGTTTGAGTGTGTCTGCGTGCGGGACGTCGCGGCCGTCGCTGAGCGGCGCGTCGGCTCGCTCGTCGTGCAGGGGATGACCTGCACTGCGTGTGTCGGCGCGATCACCAAGCAGGTGAGGGCGCTGGAAGGTGTTGAGAGCGTGGCGCTGTCGTTGCTCACTGAGGCGTGCGATGTCGTGTTCGACCCGTCCAAAGTGAACCTTTGTACCGTTCAGGGGACGATAGAGGACTGCGGTTTCGACGCTACGGTCCGGAGCGAGCGggatcaagaaactggtGAGGGCAACGCCATAAAGAGGGTCACGCTTGTGCTGTTTGGTGCTGACGAGAGGGCGGGGCCACCCATCACGCAGAGCGATTTTGAGGCACTCGGTTTAACGGTAACGGATTTCTCCGTAGAGCGCAATTCAGTTACAATTGCGTACGATCAGGACGAAACGGGCATTCGAGACATAGTGACTGCCATCAAGGGCAGACTTGGGCTCGATGTGATTGTTGAGTCCAGTCTGAACAACTCCACGCAGGTCCAACTCCTGTCGAAGACGAGCGAGATCAGTTTCTGGAAGATGAACTGCTGGAAAACGTGTCTCGTCGCCGTGTTGTCCATGACGTTGTACATGTGGGTCCCAATGGTCTCTCCCAGCCTCGTTAAGCGAGGAACAATCCCTTACAATGAGGTCTCCTTTCTGCCTGGGGTCTACTACCGTGACGTCATTGGGTTCCTCTTGGCAAGCTACGTGCAGTTCGTTGTCGGGAGGTTTTTCTACGTGTCCGCTTGGAATGCATTCAAGCACGGCGCGGGGACCATGGACACACTGATCTGCATTTCCACCACTTGTGCATACACTTTCTCCATCGTGTCCATTGTGCATAACGTCATTGACAAGGAGTCCAGAGCCACGCTACCGAACGTCGTATTCGATACGTCGATCATGTTGCTTGCCTTCATCTCATTGGGTAAATTCTTGGAGAACCGTGCAAAATCGAGAACCTCCACGGCATTATCCAGATTGCTACAATTGTCCCCGCCTGTTTGCTTACTCGTACAGGACTACGGGACGCCGACTGAGAGAAGCGTAGAGATTAACAACGATTATCTGCATTTGGGCGATATTCTCGAGGTGAAACCAGGAATGAAGGTCCCCACAGATGGCGTGATCATCCAGGGGGAAACAGATGTTGATGAATCCCTGATGACTGGAGAGCAAAGATTGATCCACAAGAAATTGGAGGATCCAGTGATTGGTGGGACCGTGAATGGACCCGGCCACGTATACATCAAGGTCACCTCCGTCGGTGAGGACACAAAACTTTGGCAAATTATACAAACAATGAAACAGGCACAAATGACAAAGGCACCAATACAATCGTTCGCCGACTACATCGCATCGATCTTCGTGCCGTTGATCCTGTCACTCGCAACAGTGACCTTCGTTTTTTGGATCGTTGCATCACGGTACCTGACCTCTTGGACGGTATTCCAACATGATAGAGTGTATACGTGTCTCCGGATAGCGACATCAGTTGTCGTCGTGGCGTGCCCCTGTGCACTGGGTTTGGCAACACCAACGGCGATCATGGTCGGTACGGGTGTTGGTGCGGAAAATGGGGTATTGGTGAAACACGCTGATATCATTGAGAGATTGGGAGACAACCATAACAAGGACAACACGCTATTTCTTTTCGACAAGACGGGGACATTGACTACAGGGGACATGGTCGTCGAGAATTTTGTCCAGGCGGACAGCACAGAGGTCGAGTACACTACACTACTAGAGATGATAAGAACCGTCGAAGCAAAGAGCGAACACCCAATAGCTAAGACAATAGTGAAATTTTGTTCCCTGGAAAATCAATCAGGGGACCTCGAGAAAATCACTGTTGCAAACTGTTCTATTTTTGTCGGGCAGGGCATTGCCGCTGAATGCGTAGTATCCACCGAAAACGGGTCCATCGATTACAAAATTGTCGTTGGTGGAATTTCTTTGATGAAACAAATGCAAGTGGTAGGAAtggaaaaatttgaaaataaCACACAGGGGTTCACAGTCACATACGTGAGTGTGAATGGCTGCGTTGTGGGCAAATTTGAAATCTCGGACCAAGTCAGGGACGACGCATTTGACACCATCCGTTACTTGAACCAATCTGGATTTCAGACTTACATGGTTACCGGTGACAACCACAGTGCCGCTTTGAAAACCGCTCTACAGTTGGATTTGCGTTGTCAAAATGTCTACAGCGAGGTCACTCCCTCTGAGAAATGCGCGCTTGTGGAACAACTGCAGTCATCTGGTGAGAATAAGGTGGTTTTTATTGGGGATGGTATAAACGACTCACCTGCACTGGTCCAGAGCGACTTGGGGATCTCTATTTCCACAGGTACGGATATTGCAATGGAGGCGGCAGATGTGGTGATTTTGAGTGAAAACGGCAGCAACTTG
This sequence is a window from Huiozyma naganishii CBS 8797 chromosome 3, complete genome. Protein-coding genes within it:
- the CIA1 gene encoding iron-sulfur cluster assembly protein CIA1 (similar to Saccharomyces cerevisiae CIA1 (YDR267C); ancestral locus Anc_5.631), coding for MAISLIRSLKLQNGKTWALDFTPQGNKLAIASEDHKIKLVEIESLEKKQFKLVNVLDDTVHKKAVRTVAWRPHSNPPCLAAGSFDTTVSIWSFANNDNAIEDDDDDDDAGAGLEANEMDLMAIIEGHENEIKGIAWSHDGMFLATCSRDKSVWIWETDEMGEDFECVSVLQEHSQDVKDVTWHPSKYLLASSSYDDSVRIWSEFDDDWECVAVLNGHEGTVWCSDFAKDNSEETRLCSASDDSTVRVWKCVEEEPDGQQQWICESVLPKAHERQIYSVSWSDDGLIASTGSDGSIVVYKESAPAVWEVVETRKLAHTVYEVNEIKWIKVNGRNILVTAGDDGCINVWDFQVLLSQ
- the MSW1 gene encoding tryptophan--tRNA ligase MSW1 (similar to Saccharomyces cerevisiae MSW1 (YDR268W); ancestral locus Anc_5.633), translated to MLRFCLSKRFYAKSAAKSVQTIVNPGDVPHDGTVFSMIQPTGMFHLGNYLGATRVWKQLNDSKGPAQTLVFGVADLHAITVPKPDSAQFRESRLGAVASVLACGVTPDRSILMMQSMIPEHSQLNWLLGTMTSMGYLNRMTQWKSKSQSSGNTDSVKLGLFAYPVLQAADILLYRATHVPVGEDQAQHLELTRYVAHQFNSLYKRDYFPAPQTLLTRSKKVLSLTDPCKKMSKSDGDTMSQIYMNDPPEIIRQKIRKAVTDSITTEFYYDSVGRPGLSNLIDIASGVGDTSVAQVERDIAHLRDYRSLKDYVSDLLIAELTGPRQEYKRLIADRGYLLSVAAEGSRRAREIAHRTLAEVMDLMGF
- the CCC2 gene encoding Cu(2+)-transporting P-type ATPase CCC2 (similar to Saccharomyces cerevisiae CCC2 (YDR270W); ancestral locus Anc_5.636); amino-acid sequence: MRRCVGGGERALGRIREVIEDCGFECVCVRDVAAVAERRVGSLVVQGMTCTACVGAITKQVRALEGVESVALSLLTEACDVVFDPSKVNLCTVQGTIEDCGFDATVRSERDQETGEGNAIKRVTLVLFGADERAGPPITQSDFEALGLTVTDFSVERNSVTIAYDQDETGIRDIVTAIKGRLGLDVIVESSLNNSTQVQLLSKTSEISFWKMNCWKTCLVAVLSMTLYMWVPMVSPSLVKRGTIPYNEVSFLPGVYYRDVIGFLLASYVQFVVGRFFYVSAWNAFKHGAGTMDTLICISTTCAYTFSIVSIVHNVIDKESRATLPNVVFDTSIMLLAFISLGKFLENRAKSRTSTALSRLLQLSPPVCLLVQDYGTPTERSVEINNDYLHLGDILEVKPGMKVPTDGVIIQGETDVDESLMTGEQRLIHKKLEDPVIGGTVNGPGHVYIKVTSVGEDTKLWQIIQTMKQAQMTKAPIQSFADYIASIFVPLILSLATVTFVFWIVASRYLTSWTVFQHDRVYTCLRIATSVVVVACPCALGLATPTAIMVGTGVGAENGVLVKHADIIERLGDNHNKDNTLFLFDKTGTLTTGDMVVENFVQADSTEVEYTTLLEMIRTVEAKSEHPIAKTIVKFCSLENQSGDLEKITVANCSIFVGQGIAAECVVSTENGSIDYKIVVGGISLMKQMQVVGMEKFENNTQGFTVTYVSVNGCVVGKFEISDQVRDDAFDTIRYLNQSGFQTYMVTGDNHSAALKTALQLDLRCQNVYSEVTPSEKCALVEQLQSSGENKVVFIGDGINDSPALVQSDLGISISTGTDIAMEAADVVILSENGSNLRKLVYAVDICAKTYKRIKLNLFWTLCYNLFMVPIAMGVLLPWGISLPPMVAGLSMALSSVSVVISSLQLKYWEPPRFDDEEKVSGQFWKKLFRRFSEATNDDDEHEMRLL